The Streptomyces cynarae genome contains a region encoding:
- a CDS encoding ATP-dependent Clp protease ATP-binding subunit translates to MTSGFTGPQGYGSDPFAEFFARIFGGQRPGPRQIDLGRLLSEPARQLVAGAARYAAEHGSRDLDTQHLLRAALATEPTRSLLSRAGADPDSLASEIDERSGPVQQSSGDAPPPTSLSLTPAVKRALLDAHELARASGTGYIGPEHVLSALAANPDSAAGHILHSHRFTPSPLPPEAGDHVAQRPERPRPTSTPTLDKYGRDLTDLARQGRIDPVIGREEEIEQTIEVLSRRGKNNPVLIGDAGVGKTAIVEGLAQRIADGDVPDVLLSRRVISLDLTGVVAGTRYRGDFEERLNNIVGEIRAHSEELIVFIDELHTVVGAGGGGAEGGSMDAGNILKPALARGELHVVGATTLEEYRRIEKDAALARRFQPILVPEPSVQDAIEILRGLRDRYEAHHQVRYTDEALVAAVELSDRYLTDRHLPDKAIDLIDQAGARVRLRAKTKGTDVRALEREVERLTRDKDQAVADEQYEQATRLRDRIVELKQRIEEASGEPEADEGQHLEVTTEAIAEVVSRQTGIPVSRLTEEEKERLLGLEEHLHQRVVGQDEAVAVVADAVLRSRAGLSSPDRPIGSFLFLGPTGVGKTELARALAEALFGSEERMVRLDMSEYQERHTVSRLVGAPPGYVGHEEAGQLTEVVRRHPYSLLLLDEVEKAHPDVFNILLQVLDDGRLTDSQGRTVDFTNTVIVMTSNLGSEAITRRGAGIGFGAGGAEADEDARRERILRPLRQHFRPEFLNRIDEIVVFRQLTPEQLRQITDLLLDRTRRQLRAQDIDVVFSERAVQWLAQRGYQPEYGARPLRRTIQRELDNRLSRLLLDGRIERGSRVEVDVEDDRLAFHPRPRASARATANGDPGGGAARAPEGGTAPW, encoded by the coding sequence ATGACCAGCGGATTCACGGGTCCGCAGGGCTACGGCTCGGACCCCTTCGCAGAGTTCTTCGCACGTATCTTCGGTGGGCAGCGTCCCGGTCCCCGGCAGATCGACCTGGGGCGGCTCCTGAGCGAGCCGGCCCGGCAACTGGTCGCCGGTGCCGCGCGCTACGCCGCCGAGCACGGCAGTCGCGACCTGGACACCCAGCATCTGCTGCGCGCCGCGCTCGCCACCGAACCGACCCGGAGTCTGCTCAGCCGCGCCGGAGCGGACCCCGACTCGCTGGCCTCGGAGATCGACGAACGCTCCGGCCCGGTCCAGCAGAGTTCGGGCGACGCGCCGCCGCCCACCTCGCTCTCCCTGACGCCCGCCGTCAAGCGCGCCCTGCTGGACGCGCACGAACTGGCCCGGGCCAGCGGCACCGGCTACATCGGCCCCGAGCACGTGCTCAGCGCGCTCGCCGCGAACCCCGACTCGGCCGCCGGGCACATCCTCCACTCCCACCGCTTCACCCCCTCTCCCCTGCCCCCGGAGGCAGGGGACCACGTGGCGCAGCGGCCCGAACGGCCGCGCCCCACGTCGACGCCGACCCTGGACAAGTACGGTCGCGATCTCACCGACCTGGCGCGGCAGGGCCGTATCGACCCGGTGATCGGGCGGGAGGAGGAGATCGAGCAGACCATCGAGGTGCTCTCCCGACGCGGCAAGAACAACCCGGTGCTCATCGGTGACGCGGGCGTCGGCAAGACCGCCATCGTCGAGGGGCTCGCGCAGCGCATCGCCGACGGCGACGTGCCCGACGTCCTGCTCAGCCGCCGGGTCATCTCCCTGGACCTGACCGGCGTGGTGGCCGGCACACGCTACCGGGGCGACTTCGAGGAGCGGCTGAACAACATCGTCGGCGAGATCCGCGCGCACTCGGAAGAGCTGATCGTCTTCATCGACGAGCTGCACACCGTGGTCGGCGCCGGTGGCGGTGGCGCGGAGGGCGGCTCCATGGACGCGGGCAACATCCTCAAGCCCGCCCTGGCCCGCGGTGAACTGCACGTGGTGGGCGCCACCACGCTGGAGGAGTACCGCCGGATCGAGAAGGACGCGGCGCTGGCGCGCCGGTTCCAGCCGATCCTGGTGCCCGAGCCGTCCGTGCAGGACGCCATCGAGATCCTGCGCGGGCTGCGCGACCGCTACGAGGCCCACCACCAGGTCCGCTACACCGACGAGGCGCTGGTGGCCGCAGTGGAGCTGTCCGACCGCTATCTCACCGACCGGCACCTGCCGGACAAGGCGATCGACCTGATCGACCAGGCGGGCGCCCGGGTGCGGCTGCGGGCCAAGACCAAGGGCACGGACGTACGGGCGCTGGAACGGGAGGTCGAGCGGCTGACCCGGGACAAGGACCAAGCGGTGGCCGACGAACAGTACGAGCAGGCCACGCGGCTGCGCGACCGCATCGTCGAGCTGAAGCAGCGGATCGAGGAGGCGAGCGGCGAGCCCGAGGCCGACGAGGGGCAGCACCTGGAGGTCACCACGGAGGCCATCGCCGAGGTGGTGTCCCGGCAGACCGGCATCCCGGTGAGCCGGCTCACCGAGGAGGAGAAGGAACGGCTGCTCGGCCTCGAGGAGCACCTGCACCAGCGGGTCGTCGGGCAGGACGAGGCTGTCGCCGTGGTCGCCGACGCGGTGCTGCGCTCGCGGGCCGGGCTGTCCAGTCCCGACCGGCCGATCGGCAGCTTCCTGTTCCTCGGCCCGACCGGTGTCGGCAAGACGGAGCTGGCGCGGGCGCTCGCGGAGGCGCTGTTCGGCAGCGAGGAGCGCATGGTCCGGCTCGACATGAGCGAGTACCAGGAGCGGCACACCGTCAGCCGGCTGGTGGGCGCCCCGCCCGGGTACGTGGGCCACGAGGAGGCCGGGCAGCTCACCGAGGTCGTACGGCGCCACCCGTACTCGCTGCTGCTGCTCGACGAGGTGGAGAAGGCTCACCCGGACGTCTTCAACATCCTGCTGCAGGTCCTCGACGACGGGCGGCTGACCGACTCCCAGGGCCGGACCGTGGACTTCACGAACACGGTCATCGTGATGACGAGCAACCTTGGCTCCGAGGCGATCACCCGGCGCGGCGCGGGCATCGGGTTCGGTGCGGGCGGTGCCGAGGCGGACGAGGACGCGCGGCGGGAGCGGATCCTGCGTCCGCTGCGCCAGCACTTCCGGCCGGAGTTCCTCAACCGCATCGACGAGATCGTCGTCTTCCGCCAGCTGACGCCCGAGCAACTGCGGCAGATCACCGACCTGCTGCTGGACAGGACGCGGCGCCAACTGCGCGCCCAGGACATCGACGTGGTGTTCAGCGAGCGGGCCGTCCAGTGGCTGGCGCAGCGCGGCTACCAGCCGGAGTACGGCGCCCGCCCGCTGCGCCGCACGATCCAGCGGGAGCTGGACAACCGGCTCTCCCGTCTGCTCCTGGACGGCCGGATCGAACGCGGCAGCCGGGTCGAGGTCGACGTGGAGGACGACCGACTCGCGTTCCACCCGCGGCCGCGGGCCTCGGCGCGGGCTACCGCCAACGGGGATCCGGGTGGCGGTGCGGCCCGCGCCCCGGAAGGCGGGACCGCACCCTGGTGA
- a CDS encoding nitrilase-related carbon-nitrogen hydrolase, with translation MAHVVRAALVQATWTGDTESMIAKHVEHAREAARQGAKVIGFQEVFNAPYFCQVQEPEHYRWAEPVPDGPTVRRMRDLARETGMVIVVPVFEVEQSGFYYNTAAVIDADGTYLGKYRKHHIPQVKGFWEKYYFKPGNLGWPVFDTAVGKVGVYICYDRHFPEGWRQLGLNGAQLVYNPSATHRGLSSYLWQLEQPAAAVANEYFVAAINRVGREEYGDNDFYGTSYFVDPRGQFVGEVASDKEEELVVRDLDFDLIEEVRQLWAFYRDRRPDAYEGLVKP, from the coding sequence ATGGCCCACGTCGTACGCGCCGCACTGGTCCAGGCGACCTGGACCGGTGACACCGAATCCATGATCGCCAAGCATGTGGAGCACGCCCGTGAGGCGGCCCGGCAGGGCGCGAAGGTCATCGGCTTCCAGGAAGTCTTCAACGCCCCCTACTTCTGCCAGGTCCAGGAGCCCGAGCACTACCGCTGGGCCGAGCCGGTGCCGGACGGGCCGACGGTGCGCCGTATGCGGGACCTCGCGCGCGAGACCGGCATGGTGATCGTCGTCCCCGTATTCGAGGTCGAGCAGTCCGGCTTCTACTACAACACCGCCGCCGTGATCGACGCCGACGGCACCTACCTCGGCAAGTACCGCAAGCACCACATCCCCCAGGTCAAGGGCTTCTGGGAGAAGTACTACTTCAAACCCGGCAACCTCGGCTGGCCCGTCTTCGACACCGCGGTCGGCAAGGTCGGCGTCTACATCTGCTACGACCGCCACTTCCCGGAGGGCTGGCGGCAGCTCGGCCTGAACGGCGCCCAGCTGGTCTACAACCCCTCCGCCACCCACCGCGGCCTGTCCTCCTACCTCTGGCAGCTCGAGCAGCCCGCGGCGGCCGTCGCCAACGAGTACTTCGTCGCCGCGATCAACCGCGTCGGCCGGGAGGAGTACGGCGACAACGACTTCTACGGGACGAGCTACTTCGTGGACCCCCGTGGGCAGTTTGTGGGCGAGGTCGCGAGCGACAAGGAGGAGGAGCTCGTCGTGCGGGACCTCGACTTCGACCTCATCGAAGAAGTGCGGCAGCTGTGGGCGTTCTACCGCGACCGCCGCCCCGACGCGTACGAAGGACTGGTGAAGCCGTGA
- a CDS encoding aspartate aminotransferase family protein, which translates to MSDLYDRHKAVLPEWLALYYKDPLEITHGEGRHVWDAHGKKYLDFFGGILTTMTAHALPEVTKAVSEQAGRIIHSSTLYLNRPMVELAERIAQLSGIPDARVFFTTSGTEANDTALLLATTYRRSNQILAMRNSYHGRSFSAIGITGNRGWSPTSLSPLQTLYVHGGVRTRGPFAHLSDADFIAACVEDLRDLLGHTRPPAALIAEPIQGVGGFTSPPDGLYADFRDVLQERGILWIADEVQTGWGRTGDNFWGWQAHGRSGPPDILTFAKGIGNGMSIGGVVARAEIMNCLDANSISTFGGTQITMAAGLANLTYLLEHDLQGNARRVGGLLMERLRAVGAQLPGVREVRGRGLMIGVELVRPGTDEADPDAAAAVLEAARDGGLLIGKGGGHNTSVLRIAPPLSLTVAEAEEGAAILEQALRDVQ; encoded by the coding sequence GTGAGTGACCTGTACGACCGCCACAAGGCCGTCCTGCCCGAGTGGCTGGCCCTCTACTACAAGGACCCCCTGGAGATCACCCACGGCGAGGGCCGGCACGTCTGGGACGCCCACGGGAAGAAGTACCTGGACTTCTTCGGCGGCATCCTGACCACGATGACCGCGCACGCGCTGCCCGAGGTGACCAAGGCGGTCAGCGAGCAGGCCGGGCGGATCATCCACTCGTCCACGCTCTACCTCAACCGGCCGATGGTCGAACTCGCCGAGCGCATCGCCCAGCTGAGCGGCATCCCGGACGCCCGCGTCTTCTTCACCACGTCCGGCACCGAGGCCAACGACACCGCGCTGCTGCTCGCCACGACGTACCGGCGCAGCAACCAGATCCTCGCGATGCGCAACAGCTACCACGGCCGCTCGTTCAGCGCGATCGGCATCACCGGCAACCGCGGCTGGTCCCCGACCTCCCTGTCCCCGCTCCAGACGCTCTACGTCCACGGCGGGGTCCGCACCCGCGGCCCGTTCGCCCACCTGAGCGACGCCGACTTCATCGCGGCGTGCGTCGAGGACCTGAGGGACCTGCTCGGGCACACCCGCCCGCCCGCCGCGCTGATCGCCGAGCCGATCCAGGGCGTCGGCGGCTTCACCTCGCCGCCCGACGGGCTCTACGCGGACTTCCGCGACGTACTCCAGGAGCGCGGCATCCTGTGGATCGCGGACGAGGTGCAGACCGGCTGGGGCCGCACCGGCGACAACTTCTGGGGCTGGCAGGCGCACGGCCGAAGCGGCCCGCCGGACATCCTCACCTTCGCCAAGGGCATCGGCAACGGCATGTCCATCGGCGGCGTCGTCGCCCGCGCCGAGATCATGAACTGCCTCGACGCCAACAGCATCTCGACCTTCGGCGGCACGCAGATCACGATGGCGGCCGGGCTCGCCAACCTCACCTACCTGCTGGAGCACGACCTCCAGGGCAACGCCCGGCGCGTCGGCGGACTGCTCATGGAGCGGCTGCGGGCGGTCGGCGCCCAGCTCCCGGGCGTACGGGAGGTGCGCGGGCGCGGCCTGATGATCGGCGTCGAGCTGGTGCGGCCCGGCACCGACGAGGCCGACCCGGACGCTGCGGCCGCCGTGCTCGAGGCTGCCCGCGACGGCGGGCTGCTGATCGGCAAGGGCGGCGGGCACAACACCAGCGTGCTGCGCATCGCCCCGCCGCTCTCGCTCACCGTTGCGGAGGCCGAGGAGGGCGCCGCGATCCTCGAGCAGGCCCTGAGGGATGTCCAGTAG